The Megalops cyprinoides isolate fMegCyp1 chromosome 10, fMegCyp1.pri, whole genome shotgun sequence genome window below encodes:
- the gprc6a gene encoding G-protein coupled receptor family C group 6 member A produces MAHLGSVFYLWLILALGGASMVSPGASAPGDILIAGLFPVHEGVEKNTNLSHPEPYKCVKFRKEGLTNALAMVHAVESLNGSPVLGGLTLGYHLYDSCSDVSTALQVTQALVDVIIDCWTEPTTDTSCSQPVMAVIGATSSEVSIAVARQLTLELIPQISYASSAIILSDKNRFPAFMRTVPNDNYQTRAMVKLLKDNDWNWVGMVSTDGDYGRSALDSFMAEAADAGICIAFKEILPDIFSNESIMEKINKTAKSILSTQKVNVIISFAKPLHMIYLFNALDEETLNKKVWVASDGWSTSRDVIDKMKDKNIGTVVGFTFKRGDILPFHDFLSTLNITGSLGNSSFMREFSSLQNQSRHYSPAQTGPLTDVLINSTQPDAVFSIHMAVSAIAHAVGRLCTTKDCRAPKRVEPWELLQELEESEFQMDGKNYAFDSNGDVNLGYDITLWRSGQGAAQIDNVVAEYSPQTHSFNFRSKSTRKKLQELQGVESKCAPTCQPGQVKRTAEGQHTCCYSCVNCTENHFSNGTDMDQCFRCDKETEWATVGSSSCTVKTLEFFSWQDHFAAVLLLLASAGVLLSFLISALFLWYRNTPVVKAAGGPISQLLLFSLVGSYVSTVLFVGQPTNLQCQVRQVLFGLSFTWCVACILVKSLKILLAFHFNPGLQAALRKLYQPYWVIGVCVGLQVLLCTLWLVLSSPQEKRVSLETSILVECDEGSYVAFGVMLVYIAVLALVCFGCAFKGRKLPENYNEAKFITFSMLIYFITWVIFGPVYVTTSGKYLPAVEMVVILISNYGILSCNFFPKCYVMLFRKQANTKDAFLQDIYAYTSRQSGKIKMDGSVCGNSLTQGKLRDSLHSVSTLCSHLPETPERERALKLNVSEKSFSALVQDPASPLFCRRRNASI; encoded by the exons ATGGCACATCTGGGGAGTGTCTTCTACCTGTGGCTCATCCTAGCGCTGGGGGGAGCATCTATGGTCTCTCCTGGAGCCTCTGCCCCGGGTGACATCCTCATCGCAGGGCTTTTCCCAGTCCACGAGGGAgtggagaaaaacacaaacctctCACACCCAGAGCCATACAAGTGTGTGAA GTTTAGGAAGGAAGGGCTCACCAACGCCCTGGCAATGGTCCACGCAGTGGAGTCCCTCAATGGGTCCCCCGTGCTGGGCGGGCTCACCCTGGGGTACCACCTCTATGACTCCTGTTCGGACGTGTCCACTGCACTGCAAGTCACCCAGGCCTTAGTAGATGTGATCATAGATTGTTGGACTGAGCCAACAACTGATACATCTTGCAGTCAGCCTGTGATGGCTGTCATTGGAGCCACCTCCTCTGAAGTGTCCATAGCAGTTGCCAGGCAACTCACCCTGGAGCTCATTCCACAG ATCAGTTACGCGTCGTCCGCTATCATTCTGAGTGACAAGAACCGCTTCCCGGCATTCATGAGGACTGTGCCGAACGATAACTACCAGACACGTGCGATGGTAAAGCTCCTCAAAGACAATGACTGGAACTGGGTGGGCATGGTCAGCACGGACGGGGACTATGGACGCTCGGCGCTCGACAGCTTCATGGCCGAGGCTGCGGACGCCGGGATCTGCATAGCCTTCAAGGAGATCCTGCCCGACATCTTCTCCAATGAGAGCATCATGGAAAAGATCAACAAGACCGCCAAGTCCATCCTCTCCACTCAGAAAGTCAACGTCATCATTTCTTTCGCCAAACCCCTGCACATGATATACCTGTTCAACGCGCTCGATGAGGAAACTCTAAACAAAAAAGTCTGGGTCGCCAGCGACGGGTGGTCCACCTCCAGGGACGTGATTGACAAAATGAAGGATAAAAACATCGGGACGGTGGTCGGCTTCACCTTCAAGAGAGGAGACATCTTGCCCTTCCATGACTTCCTGAGCACGCTCAACATCACAGGCTCCTTGGGAAACAGCTCCTTCATGAGGGAGTTCTCCTCCTTGCAGAACCAGAGCCGGCACTACAGCCCGGCCCAGACCGGGCCTCTCACGGATGTCCTGATCAACAGCACCCAGCCCGACGCTGTCTTCAGCATACACATGGCCGTCAGCGCCATCGCCCACGCTGTGGGAAGGCTCTGCACCACGAAGGACTGCAGGGCACCCAAGAGAGTGGAGCCCTGGGAG CTACTCCAAGAACTGGAGGAATCCGAGTTTCAGATGGACGGGAAAAACTACGCCTTTGACTCCAACGGAGATGTGAACCTAGGCTACGACATCACGCTGTGGAGGTCAGGACAGGGAGCCGCCCAGATTGATAACGTAGTGGCCGAGTATAGCCCTCAGACTCACAGCTTCAATTTTAGGAGCAAGAGCACAAGGAAGAAACTGCAGGAGCTTCAG GGGGTAGAGTCAAAGTGTGCGCCTACCTGTCAACCCGGGCAGGTAAAGAGGACAGCCGAAGGCCAGCACACTTGCTGCTATTCTTGTGTCAACTGCACTGAGAATCACTTTTCCAACGGCACAG ACATGGATCAGTGCTTCAGGTGTGACAAAGAGACGGAGTGGGCCACAGTTGGGAGCTCGAGCTGCACAGTCAAAACCCTGGAGTTCTTCTCATGGCAGGACCATTTTGCAGcggtcctgctgctgctggcttcCGCAGGAGTCCTGCTAAGCTTCCTGATCTCGGCGCTCTTTCTCTGGTACCGCAACACCCCGGTGGTGAAGGCCGCCGGAGGCCCGATcagccagctcctcctcttctccctggTAGGCAGCTACGTCAGCACCGTCCTCTTCGTGGGCCAGCCCACCAACCTGCAGTGCCAGGTGAGGCAGGTGCTCTTCGGCCTCAGCTTCACCTGGTGCGTCGCCTGCATACTGGTGAAGTCCCTCAAGATCCTGCTGGCCTTCCACTTCAACCCGGGCCTGCAGGCGGCCCTGCGCAAGCTCTACCAGCCGTACTGGGTCATCGGCGTGTGCGTGGGGCTGCAGGTTCTCCTCTGCACCCTGTGGCTGGTGCTGTCCTCCCCCCAGGAGAAGAGGGTCTCGCTCGAGACCTCCATCCTGGTCGAGTGCGACGAGGGCTCGTACGTGGCGTTCGGCGTCATGCTGGTGTACATCGCCGTGCTGGCGCTCGTGTGCTTCGGCTGCGCCTTCAAAGGCAGGAAGCTTCCGGAAAACTACAACGAAGCCAAATTCATCACCTTCAGCATGCTCATCTACTTCATCACCTGGGTCATCTTTGGTCCCGTCTACGTCACCACGTCCGGCAAATACCTGCCCGCCGTGGAGATGGTGGTCATTTTGATCTCGAATTACGGCATTCTCAGCTGCAACTTCTTCCCAAAGTGTTACGTAATGCTCTTTAGAAAGCAGGCCAACACCAAGGATGCCTTCTTGCAAGACATATATGCGTACACCTCCAGGCAGTCCGGCAAAATCAAAATGGACGGCTCAGTATGTGGCAACTCACTGACCCAAGGGAAGCTCAGGGACTCCCTCCATTCTGTAAGCACACTGTGTTCCCATCTCCCTGAAACACCAGAGCGCGAGCGGGCTCTGAAGCTAAACGTCTCTGAGAAAAGTTTCAGCGCGCTGGTTCAGGATCCTGCATCGCCATTATTTTGTAGGAGGAGAAATGCcagcatataa